GAGCCTTGCACAAAGCCAGGGGATCCTCCACCGATGTTGAACCCGAATTGGAAGAACTCATTAGGTGGTCAAAAATTGCAAAATCTGTGGAGCAGGAACCCTTCAAGACCATATTTGAGAGGAAGTATCGACCCCAGTTGGTCATGGCTTTTGCTATCCCATTTTTTCAACAAATGACAGGAATTAACATAGTCGCATTCTATTCTCCTAACCTCTTTCAATCAGTGGGTTTGGGACACGATGCCGCTTTACTTTCTGCCGTCATCCTCGGAGCAGTCAACGTTGCTTCTCTTCTCGTCTCTATTGGTATTGTTGATCGGTTTGGGAGAAGGTTCCTGTTCATAACTGGCGGTATATGCATGTTTCTTTGCCAGGCAAGCAAACTCAATTAACTTCTTTGAATTCACTTTTCATTCTAAGTCTAATGtctatataaattatttgacaaattttgtAACCATCGCTGTGAAGGTTGCGGTGTCTGTTTTGCTAGCAGTGTCGACTGGTGTTCATGGTACAAAGGAGATATCGAAGAGCAATGCAGTTCTGGTGTTGGTGCTACTGTGTTTCTACACTGCAGGATTTGGTTGGTCGTGGGGTCCTCTCAGTTGGCTAATTCCAAGTGAAATTTTCCCCTTAAAAATCAGAACCACAGGACAAAGCATAGCTATTGCCGTGCAATTCATAGTCGTATTTATATTGTCCCAGACATTCTTGTCAATGCTATGCCACTTTAAGTTTGGTGCCTTCTTGTTTTATGGGGGTTGGATTGTGGTGATGACcgtctttattatatttttcttgccAGAAACAAAAGGGATTCCTTTGGAATCAATGTACAGCATATGGGGTAAACACTGGTTCTGGCGTCGGTTTGTGAAAGAAGAAGCTGCCCAAGAAAATCTTCCTTCAAACATAACTTAGGTATATATACTGTTGTTTGTAAGGaatagtaaaaaagaaaattagctTCTCCAGCCGCAGATGAAAGccagtgtatatatatatatatatatgaaaaaaaactcTCATAATAAAAGCTTTTACGAGCATCTAAATATATACTTTCTGACTGTTTTTGTATGAAATTGTCGAGTCAGTAAAGCTTAATACATATCAGTGGTTTACTGCAACAACTCCCTTTAACATACTGGAAAATGAACACTTCGATCAAACTTATCAAAATTCGTTACCATTAATTCGGTATTTAGAAGTAGAAAAATAGGTTACATATTAAAGTATTGGTACATTATTGAAATTTATGCAGGAGGAATAAAAGTGGGCAAggaattttgaagtaaaaagagaaagaaaaagaatgatgaTAATTCACTGGTTAAATAAATCTATTGGACGAAAATATAGTTGATAAGAGTGAAAAATTGGTAAACAAAATGGTCAAATAGATGAGATAAATGCCCAGCTACTAAGAAAGTTAGCAATTAAACATACTAATacatccatttttttctccatcTATCTTGCTTCTTGTTTACAATCCTGCCACTTTGTTTATTCCCTATAGGTGTCATTTAGTTCCATCACCTATGAATTCATTCTCAATTTctctaaaaatatatcttatttttttatccattcaATTAGGAACTGTTTTGAAACTCTAACTCAAAAGATTGATTGGGACATGATTTACGTGGAGTTAATCCTTTATACTAACTAACCtcaattttttactttcttttataactctaattaaaacattaatttacctaattgaaaattatatatatatatatatatatatatatatatatattaatagaatatgtaaagtttaataattatgttttaaattaacaatCTAGAAAGCACAAACTTTTagtataactaatataaaattaacaattttttttattatgttgattaaatttgtaattacaTCACACCGtaacatattatttatatttacttttatatatatatatatatatatatatatatatatatagtctaatatatttgttttaatttttatataaccagttattatattttagaaatattattacagtattttaaaaattaattttatatttaaaaactttcatTTGTGGTTATTActatatataaatcataaatacaaatattaatggAATATTTAACATCATTAATGATtacacatataaaattatatattttattgaatagtctgatatatttaattttattatatttaaattaatattttatattatacttattattgtgttataaaataaagtgtataatatataatttaacacaattattaatttaacttatttattaattttattaatttcttagataaaaaaaacttataacatttaataaaatagaactaGTACATTATAGTAAATTCTCAAACATAACAAAAGAAACATGGAGTCTAACTAAAATGAGAATATtggattaattataaaaaacattcacactaaaaactcttttttaattactaaatattatatatatatatatatattattaaagaaaaataaatgattgatagaattaagtataaatttaagttatatattaaaaaaaataaaacaaaatataatcaaactataataaaaaaatccataatcttattatttataaatttattattttaaattttcaaattgaaatatcttatttatatttgattcatATCTAGATaaatttttcaaacaacaaaattaaatgattatcttatatattttaaaaatgtttagttagataaaaaaattaaatatgtttatctCATtaagaatttcatttttttattttattgtataattttcCTATACAAGTAAGCACATTGAAACCTTTTgcaaaattttttaatcttattaaaatatttgtatatagtttttgacaaattaaaaatatttaagattgaGACTTATTAAGagttaattgcattttttttatattaaaaatgaatatttcttttaaaaagaagatCCATGATCTTAGTCTACAAAACttctatagatattttaatttggtaattttttttaatagaaaactttttgattatgtgaatttaTGTGACTCCAATCCAATCAAAATAAATCAGAAGCAAATAATGGGAAACCAAATCGACATGTAGAGTCAACCCGCTTCATGTTTTCTGCCGTCCCTCTTATTGTTTTGGAAGCTGATAGATATCCTTGCTGTTTGTTTTTgtaaaggacaatgatattttgacaacattttttgataattttttttacaacggaacacgtgtcatcattttattggtctatttaaatttatgtttaaaaaatatttaaaacggaccaatcacaagctgtcacgtatgcgttgtcaaaaagttgtcaagaaagtgttaaaaaaagtttttcgtTTTGTAAATGCAAGATCTCTTGTAAAATAATGAAGAGATATTTAATAAGGTAGCTTCATGTGCATAATATGATAtacctaaattaaaattttaaaattttaagaaagtaTAAAATTACAGCAATATTCAGGTACATGTGATGAACTCTCTATCGTTTTATAATTGTTTGACCATTAGAGTAGCTGATAGGAAAAGGCATTGTGGCACGAACATCATCATC
This DNA window, taken from Vigna radiata var. radiata cultivar VC1973A chromosome 5, Vradiata_ver6, whole genome shotgun sequence, encodes the following:
- the LOC106760356 gene encoding sugar transport protein 5, yielding MAGGAFAVDTPNNGFAGKITLSIIISCIVAASSGLLFGYDIGISGGVTTMVPFLQKFFPDILRKAAGSEVNIYCVYDSQVLTLFTSSLYLAGLISSLGASRVTMALGRRNTILLGGTIFFIGGSLNGGAENIPMLILGRILLGFGVGFTNQATPLYLSEIAPAKWRGAFNAGFQFFISIGVVAAGCINYGTAKHTWGWRVSLGLAVVPAAIMTMGAFLITDTPSSLVERGKIDQARRALHKARGSSTDVEPELEELIRWSKIAKSVEQEPFKTIFERKYRPQLVMAFAIPFFQQMTGINIVAFYSPNLFQSVGLGHDAALLSAVILGAVNVASLLVSIGIVDRFGRRFLFITGGICMFLCQVAVSVLLAVSTGVHGTKEISKSNAVLVLVLLCFYTAGFGWSWGPLSWLIPSEIFPLKIRTTGQSIAIAVQFIVVFILSQTFLSMLCHFKFGAFLFYGGWIVVMTVFIIFFLPETKGIPLESMYSIWGKHWFWRRFVKEEAAQENLPSNIT